In one Alnus glutinosa chromosome 14, dhAlnGlut1.1, whole genome shotgun sequence genomic region, the following are encoded:
- the LOC133857955 gene encoding uncharacterized protein LOC133857955 isoform X1 has translation MVVLKLMLRRLGRHWQGIGSGTNPPSSGCMLFGPQHIMGSSRCITRNDPVGLFLSKGLQLHSLSPHSCTTFVNGRGRGGIAIGIGLNGLTLKCCLRDDDIEAIAFHKGKGKGNPPRAFATPHPHLLRLRDFDIGLQDTTASAENATATANQTQQGASHHGSPLGFPDRPLPDKIVVAVDVDEVLGSFVSALNRFIADRYFSNHSLSEYHVYEFFKIWNCSRDEANIRVHEFFKTSYFKTGIHPIPGARRALNKLSRFCNLSVVTSRQNAIKDHTIDWIEKHYPGLFQEIHFGNHFALDGASRPKSELCSRSLGAKVLIDDNPRYAIECAEVGIRVLLFDYENSYPWCKTESVNQHPLVTKVHNWKEVEQQLISLIVS, from the exons ATGGTTGTGTTAAAGTTGATGTTAAGAAGACTCGGTAGGCATTGGCAAGGTATTGGTAGTGGTACTAACCCTCCCAGTAGTGGCTGTATGTTGTTTGGTCCTCAACATATAATGGGTTCTAGTCGTTGTATAACTCGTAATGATCCCGTTGGCTTGTTCTTGAGTAAGGGATTGCAATTGCACTCCCTGTCTCCTCACTCTTGTACCACTTTTGTTAATGGACGTGGACGAGGAGGGATTGCAATTGGCATTGGCCTCAACGGCCTCACTCTCAAATGTTGCTTGAGGGACGATGATATTGAGGCCATTGCTTTTCacaagggaaagggaaagggaaaccCACCTCGTGCATTCGCTACGCCCCACCCCCACTTGCTCCGTCTCCGTGATTTCGACATTGGTCTCCAGGACACCACTGCTAGTGCTGAAAACGCCACTGCCACTGCAAACCAAACTCAACAAGGGGCATCCCACCATGGAAGCCCTCTTGGATTCCCTGACCGTCCTTTGCCCGATAAGATTGTTGTCGCCGTTGATGTCGATGAGG TTTTGGGTAGCTTTGTGTCCGCTCTGAACAGATTTATTGCGGATCGTTACTTTTCAAATCATTCACTTTCGGAGTATCATGTCTATGAGTTCTTCAAG ATATGGAACTGTTCCCGTGATGAAG CTAATATCCGTGTCCATGAGTTCTTTAAAACATCATACTTCAAGACTGGGATCCACCCTATCCCAGGTGCTCGGAGGGCGCTTAATAAGTTATCGAGATTTTGCAACCTCTCAGTTGTGAC GTCACGACAGAACGCAATCAAGGACCACACAATTGATTGGATTGAGAAGCATTATCCGGGACTGTTTCAGGAGATTCACTTTGGCAACCACTTTGCTTTGGATGGAGCTTCTAGGCCTAAGtcagaactttgcag CAGGTCCTTAGGAGCTAAGGTTTTGATTGATGACAATCCAAGATATGCTATTGAGTGTGCTGAAGTTGGAATCAGGGTTCTACTTTTTGATTATGAGAACTCGTATCCTTGGTGCAAGACGGAGTCTGTCAATCAACATCCTCTTGTGACGAAGGTCCATAATTGGAAAGAAGTGGAGCAACAACTAATCTCTTTGATTGTCTCTTAG
- the LOC133857955 gene encoding uncharacterized protein LOC133857955 isoform X2 gives MVVLKLMLRRLGRHWQGIGSGTNPPSSGCMLFGPQHIMGSSRCITRNDPVGLFLSKGLQLHSLSPHSCTTFVNGRGRGGIAIGIGLNGLTLKCCLRDDDIEAIAFHKGKGKGNPPRAFATPHPHLLRLRDFDIGLQDTTASAENATATANQTQQGASHHGSPLGFPDRPLPDKIVVAVDVDEVLGSFVSALNRFIADRYFSNHSLSEYHVYEFFKIWNCSRDEANIRVHEFFKTSYFKTGIHPIPGARRALNKLSRFCNLSVVTSRQNAIKDHTIDWIEKHYPGLFQEIHFGNHFALDGASRPKSELCRSLGAKVLIDDNPRYAIECAEVGIRVLLFDYENSYPWCKTESVNQHPLVTKVHNWKEVEQQLISLIVS, from the exons ATGGTTGTGTTAAAGTTGATGTTAAGAAGACTCGGTAGGCATTGGCAAGGTATTGGTAGTGGTACTAACCCTCCCAGTAGTGGCTGTATGTTGTTTGGTCCTCAACATATAATGGGTTCTAGTCGTTGTATAACTCGTAATGATCCCGTTGGCTTGTTCTTGAGTAAGGGATTGCAATTGCACTCCCTGTCTCCTCACTCTTGTACCACTTTTGTTAATGGACGTGGACGAGGAGGGATTGCAATTGGCATTGGCCTCAACGGCCTCACTCTCAAATGTTGCTTGAGGGACGATGATATTGAGGCCATTGCTTTTCacaagggaaagggaaagggaaaccCACCTCGTGCATTCGCTACGCCCCACCCCCACTTGCTCCGTCTCCGTGATTTCGACATTGGTCTCCAGGACACCACTGCTAGTGCTGAAAACGCCACTGCCACTGCAAACCAAACTCAACAAGGGGCATCCCACCATGGAAGCCCTCTTGGATTCCCTGACCGTCCTTTGCCCGATAAGATTGTTGTCGCCGTTGATGTCGATGAGG TTTTGGGTAGCTTTGTGTCCGCTCTGAACAGATTTATTGCGGATCGTTACTTTTCAAATCATTCACTTTCGGAGTATCATGTCTATGAGTTCTTCAAG ATATGGAACTGTTCCCGTGATGAAG CTAATATCCGTGTCCATGAGTTCTTTAAAACATCATACTTCAAGACTGGGATCCACCCTATCCCAGGTGCTCGGAGGGCGCTTAATAAGTTATCGAGATTTTGCAACCTCTCAGTTGTGAC GTCACGACAGAACGCAATCAAGGACCACACAATTGATTGGATTGAGAAGCATTATCCGGGACTGTTTCAGGAGATTCACTTTGGCAACCACTTTGCTTTGGATGGAGCTTCTAGGCCTAAGtcagaactttgcag GTCCTTAGGAGCTAAGGTTTTGATTGATGACAATCCAAGATATGCTATTGAGTGTGCTGAAGTTGGAATCAGGGTTCTACTTTTTGATTATGAGAACTCGTATCCTTGGTGCAAGACGGAGTCTGTCAATCAACATCCTCTTGTGACGAAGGTCCATAATTGGAAAGAAGTGGAGCAACAACTAATCTCTTTGATTGTCTCTTAG
- the LOC133857720 gene encoding glucan endo-1,3-beta-glucosidase 5, protein MGFRYLVWFLLLCILVEGFAKGVVAAGLACNWGTRSTHPLPPNIVVKLLKDNGFSKVKLFEADPGALKALGKSGIQVMLGIPNEFLAPLASSVGVAETWVTQNVSSYISKYGADIRYVAVGNEPFLKTYKDSFTQTALPALKNIQAALIKAGLGRQVKVTIPLNADVYQTDNSLPSGGNFRSDIHDLMISIIKFLSDNGGPLTINIYPFLSLYADPHFPLDYAFFNGSAAPIVDGSISYTNVLDANFDTLISALEKNGFSSVPVIIGEVGWPTDGDTSANIEYARRFNQGLLNRIMQGQGTPKRPTSPPDIYLFALTDEDAKSIAPGNFERHWGIFSYDGTIKYSLDMGNGRSLVAAKGVKYFAREWCVMSPQASISDPNILAESINYACTYADCTSLGYGSSCGRLDAGSNASYAFNMYYQTMDQRKDACQFSNLSVTTTLDPSRDTCRFEIMIDLRKHELQAPTHSLAVGRNQNSLPVVLMWVLGLTLIICGS, encoded by the exons ATGGGTTTCCGCTATTTGGTGTGGTTCTTGTTGCTGTGCATTCTCGTGGAAGGTTTTGCAAAGGGGGTCGTAGCTGCAGGCCTGGCTTGCAACTGGGGAACACGTTCAACGCATCCACTCCCACCTAACATAGTGGTCAAGCTCCTAAAAGACAACGGATTCAGTAAAGTGAAGCTCTTTGAAGCGGATCCTGGGGCACTAAAAGCTCTTGGGAAATCTGGTATCCAGGTTATGCTTGGGATACCCAACGAGTTCTTAGCACCGCTTGCAAGCAGCGTCGGAGTTGCCGAGACCTGGGTGACCCAAAATGTCTCGTCCTACATATCAAAATATGGGGCCGATATAAG ATATGTAGCCGTGGGTAATGAACCTTTTCTCAAGACTTACAAAGACAGTTTCACGCAAACCGCATTGCCGGCGCTCAAAAATATTCAAGCAGCTCTTATAAAAGCTGGCTTAGGCCGACAAGTGAAAGTAACCATCCCACTAAACGCGGATGTGTACCAGACCGACAACAGTCTTCCCTCTGGAGGTAACTTCCGGTCCGATATCCATGATCTCATGATCTCCATCATCAAGTTCCTCAGTGACAATGGTGGTCCGCTCACCATCAACATCTATCCATTCCTCAGCCTCTACGCGGACCCCCATTTCCCCTTAGACTATGCCTTCTTCAATGGCAGTGCTGCCCCAATTGTGGATGGCTCCATCTCTTACACCAATGTCTTGGACGCAAACTTTGACACCCTCATTTCAGCTCTTGAAAAGAATGGTTTCTCCTCAGTCCCCGTCATCATTGGGGAGGTTGGATGGCCAACGGACGGGGACACCAGTGCTAACATAGAGTATGCACGAAGATTCAATCAAGGCCTACTTAATCGTATAATGCAAGGCCAAGGCACCCCTAAGCGGCCTACGTCTCCACCCGACATTTACCTCTTTGCTCTAACAGATGAGGATGCCAAGAGCATCGCACCTGGGAATTTCGAACGGCATTGGGGCATATTCTCTTATGATGGAACCATCAAATACTCATTGGATATGGGGAACGGACGAAGTCTAGTCGCGGCAAAAGGAGTCAAGTATTTCGCGAGGGAGTGGTGTGTCATGTCACCTCAAGCAAGTATTTCAGACCCCAATATTTTGGCAGAGAGCATAAACTACGCATGTACTTACGCGGATTGCACCAGTCTTGGATATGGATCCAGTTGCGGTAGGTTGGATGCGGGGAGCAATGCTTCTTATGCTTTTAATATGTACTACCAGACCATGGATCAGCGAAAAGATGCGTGCCAATTTTCCAATTTATCAGTTACTACAACTTTAGATCCTTCTCGGGATACATGCCGATTTGAGATCATGATCGACCTGAGGAAGCACGAGCTGCAGGCTCCTACCCATTCACTGGCTGTTGGAAGAAACCAAAATTCACTACCTGTAGTACTCATGTGGGTTCTTGGGCTCACATTAATCATTTGTGGGTCCTGA